One region of Cucurbita pepo subsp. pepo cultivar mu-cu-16 chromosome LG03, ASM280686v2, whole genome shotgun sequence genomic DNA includes:
- the LOC111791837 gene encoding WD repeat-containing protein LWD1-like, with protein MGANSDANPDASDEQQKRSEIYTYEAPWHIYAMNWSVRRDKKYRLAIASLLEQYPNRVEIVQLDDSSGEIRSDPNLSFEHPYPPTKTIFIPDKECQRPDLLATSSDFLRVWRISDDSSSVELKSLLNGNKNSEFCGPLTSFDWNDAEPKRIGTSSIDTTCTIWDIERETVDTQLIAHDKEVYDIAWGGVGVFASVSADGSVRVFDLRDKEHSTIIYESSEPDTPLVRLGWNKQDPRYMATIIMDSAKVVVLDIRFPTLPVVELQRHQASVNAIAWAPHSSCHICTAGDDSQALIWDLSSMGQPVEGGLDPILAYTAGAEIEQLQWSSSQPDWVAIAFSTKLQILRV; from the coding sequence ATGGGTGCAAACAGCGACGCCAATCCGGATGCTTCCGACGAGCAGCAGAAGCGGTCTGAGATCTATACCTACGAGGCGCCATGGCACATCTACGCCATGAACTGGAGCGTCCGCCGTGACAAGAAGTACCGCCTCGCCATTGCTAGCCTTCTCGAGCAGTATCCCAACCGTGTCGAGATTGTCCAACTTGATGATTCCAGTGGTGAGATTCGCTCTGACCCTAATCTCTCCTTCGAGCATCCCTATCCTCCTACCAAGACCATCTTCATCCCGGATAAGGAGTGCCAGCGCCCTGATCTTCTCGCTACTTCCAGCGACTTTCTCCGTGTTTGGCGCATCTCGGATGACTCTTCTTCTGTGGAGCTCAAGAGCCTTCTTAATGGCAACAAGAACAGTGAGTTTTGTGGTCCTCTTACCTCCTTTGACTGGAACGATGCCGAGCCCAAGCGTATTGGAACCTCCAGTATCGATACTACCTGCACAATCTGGGATATTGAGCGGGAGACCGTTGATACGCAACTTATCGCCCATGATAAGGAAGTCTACGACATCGCCTGGGGCGGCGTTGGTGTATTTGCTTCCGTTTCTGCCGACGGTTCTGTCCGGGTCTTCGATTTGCGCGACAAGGAGCACTCTACCATCATCTACGAGAGCTCCGAGCCTGACACTCCCTTGGTTCGATTAGGCTGGAACAAGCAGGACCCTAGATATATGGCTACAATTATCATGGACAGCGCCAAGGTCGTCGTGCTTGACATTCGCTTCCCAACACTCCCCGTCGTCGAGTTACAGAGACACCAAGCTAGTGTCAACGCTATTGCTTGGGCGCCGCATAGTTCTTGCCACATCTGCACCGCCGGGGATGATTCTCAGGCCTTGATTTGGGACTTGTCGTCCATGGGGCAACCCGTCGAAGGTGGCCTCGATCCCATTCTTGCATATACAGCTGGAGCAGAAATCGAGCAGCTGCAATGGTCCTCTTCCCAGCCGGACTGGGTTGCGATTGCCTTTTCGACTAAGCTTCAGATTCTAAGGGTATGA
- the LOC111790836 gene encoding acetyl-coenzyme A synthetase, chloroplastic/glyoxysomal-like isoform X1, translating to MLNPVVASSCYSAPPSPASSDRGFIFPSAAAAAAVAAAAASKSHNLNPYPISNIRYYYCKEHHVNSFRGYRYFNSTSCFLRHPYSGSFVCSSVSGFCCSLSRTRGGDGNGNGNGNGNGERDKKVSTMGLTDLDFSAARKIPRLNAAVLGESLATEDDNVILPSDQFSSRAHVSSYLQYLEMYQRSIEDPAGFWSDIASSEFFWKKKWDQQVYSENLDVRKGEIKIEWFKGGITNICYNCLDRNIEAGLGTKVALYWEGNEPGFDGTLTYNELLHKVCQLANFLKDNGVRKGDAVVIYMPMLMELPIAMLACARIGAIHSVVFAGFSSESLAQRIIDCKPKVVITCNAVKRGSKVIHLKDIVDAALTESAQNAVSVATCLTYENESALKRESTKWKEGRDIWWQDVVPKYPTTCTVEWVGAEYPLFLLYTSGSTGKPKGVLHTTGGYMVYTATTFKYAFDYKPSDVYWCTADCGWITGHSYVTYGPLLNGASVVVFEGAPNYPDPGRCWDIVDKYKVSIFYTAPTLVRSLMREGNEYVTRYSRKSLRVLGSVGEPINPSAWRWFFNVVGESRCPISDTWWQTETGGFMITPLPGAWAQKPGSATFPFFGVQPVLVDEKGNEIEGECSGYLCLKSSWPSAFRTLYNDHERYETTYFKPFPGYYFTGDGCTRDKDGYYWLTGRVDDVINVSGHRIGTAEVESALVSHPQCAEAAVVGIEHEVKGQGIYAFVTIVDGVPYSEELRKSLILMVRNQIGAFAAPDKIHWAPGLPKTRSGKIMRRILRKIASKQLDELGDTSTLADPGVIDQLIELADR from the exons ATGTTGAATCCTGTTGTTGCTTCATCTTGTTACTCCGCTCCTCCATCTCCGGCGTCTTCCGATCGCGGCTTCATCTTCCcttccgccgccgccgccgccgctgttgctgctgctgctgcgaGTAAATCTCATAATCTCAATCCTTATCCCATTTCCAATATTCGATATTACTACTGTAAGGAGCATCACGTCAATTCTTTTCGTGGATATCGttattttaattctacttCTTGTTTCCTCCGCCATCCCTATTCGGGGTCTTTCGTCTGCTCATCCGTCTCTGGATTTTGTTGCTCGCTTAGCAGAACCAGAGGCGGCGACGGCAACGGAAACGGCAACGGCAACGGCAACGGCGAGCGGGATAAGAAGGTGTCTACTATGGGTTTAACGGATTTGGATTTCTCGGCTGCTCGGAAGATTCCTCGACTGAATGCTGCCGTGCTTGGGGAATCTCTGGCTACAGAAGATGATAACGTCATTTTACCTAGTGATCAATTCTCTTCCCGCGCTCATGTTTCTTCCTACCTCCAG TATTTGGAGATGTATCAAAGGTCCATTGAGGATCCTGCTGGATTTTGGTCCGATATTGCGTCTTCCGAGTtcttttggaaaaagaaatgggaTCAGCAAGTCTACTCTGAGAATCTTGATGTCCGGAAAGGGGAAATCAAGATAGAG TGGTTCAAAGGTGGAATCACCAACATTTGTTACAACTGCCTCGATAGGAATATCGAGGCTGGACTAGGGACAAAGGTTGCTCTTTACTGGGAAGGAAATGAGCCTGGTTTTGATGGCACCTTAACTTACAATGAGCTTCTACACAAAGTCTGTCAG CTAGCAAACTTCTTGAAAGATAATGGGGTCAGAAAAGGTGATGCTGTTGTGATTTATATGCCCATGCTAATGGAGCTTCCTATTGCCATGCTTGCTTGTGCTCGAATTGGTGCTATTCATTCG GTTGTTTTTGCGGGGTTTTCTTCAGAATCTCTCGCCCAAAGAATCATAGATTGCAAACCAAAAGTTGTGATTACTTGCAATGCTGTTAAACGAGGTTCTAAAGTTATCCACCTTAAAGACATTGTAGATGCTGCTCTCACAGAATCAGCACAAAATGCAGTCTCTGTAG CAACATGCCTTACCTATGAGAATGAGTCAGCGCTAAAGAGAGAATCTACTAAATGGAAGGAAGGGAGGGATATATGGTGGCAG GATGTTGTCCCTAAATATCCAACCACATGTACAGTGGAGTGGGTTGGTGCAGAGTATCCACTTTTCCTGCTTTATACTAGTGGGAGTACTGGAAAGCCAAAG GGTGTTCTTCATACAACTGGAGGATACATGGTGTATACTGCAACAACATTCAAGTATGCATTTGATTACAAACCATCTGACGTGTACTG GTGTACAGCTGATTGTGGTTGGATCACTGGGCACAGCTATGTCACATACGGGCCTTTGCTCAATGGAGCTAGTGTTGTTGTCTTTGAAGGG GCTCCAAATTATCCTGATCCTGGACGCTGTTGGGACATAGTTGATAAGTATAAGGTGTCAATATTCTATACTGCTCCAACATTGGTACGGTCCCTCATGCGTGAAGGGAATGAG TATGTTACTCGCTACTCAAGAAAATCCTTACGAGTTCTTGGAAGTGTGGGCGAGCCCATCAATCCTAGTGCATGGAG GTGGTTCTTCAACGTGGTTGGAGAGTCGAGGTGTCCTATATCAGATACTTGGTGGCAGACTGAAACTGGTGGCTTCATg ATTACTCCATTACCAGGGGCATGGGCTCAGAAGCCGGGTTCTgctacttttcctttttttggaGTTCAG CCAGTATTGGTGGATGAAAAAGGGAATGAGATTGAAGGTGAATGCAGTGGATATCTATGCTTGAAAAGCTCATGGCCTTCCGCATTTAGAACTCTTTATAATGATCACGAAAGATATGAAACGACTTACTTCAAGCCATTCCCTGGCTATTACTTTACTGGTGATGGCTGCACCAG GGATAAGGATGGGTACTACTGGCTTACTGGAAGAGTTGATGATGTTATCAATGTCAG TGGGCATCGTATCGGCACAGCAGAAGTGGAATCTGCCCTAGTTTCACATCCCCAATGTGCAGAAGCTGCTGTCGTTGGTATTGAGCATGAG GTCAAAGGACAAGGCATTTATGCATTTGTGACTATAGTGGATGGTGTTCCTTATAGCGAAGAGCTCCGGAAAAGCCTTATTCTCATGGTTAGAAATCAg ATAGGGGCTTTTGCAGCACCTGACAAAATTCATTGGGCGCCTGGACTTCCAAAAACGAGGAGTGGAAAAATAATGAGGAGGATTCTAAGGAAAATTGCCTCCAAGCAGTTGGATGAACTTGGAGATACTAGCACGCTTGCAGATCCTGGTGTGATTGATCAACTCATTGAGCTTGCTGATCGCTGA
- the LOC111790836 gene encoding acetyl-coenzyme A synthetase, chloroplastic/glyoxysomal-like isoform X2, with product MGLTDLDFSAARKIPRLNAAVLGESLATEDDNVILPSDQFSSRAHVSSYLQYLEMYQRSIEDPAGFWSDIASSEFFWKKKWDQQVYSENLDVRKGEIKIEWFKGGITNICYNCLDRNIEAGLGTKVALYWEGNEPGFDGTLTYNELLHKVCQLANFLKDNGVRKGDAVVIYMPMLMELPIAMLACARIGAIHSVVFAGFSSESLAQRIIDCKPKVVITCNAVKRGSKVIHLKDIVDAALTESAQNAVSVATCLTYENESALKRESTKWKEGRDIWWQDVVPKYPTTCTVEWVGAEYPLFLLYTSGSTGKPKGVLHTTGGYMVYTATTFKYAFDYKPSDVYWCTADCGWITGHSYVTYGPLLNGASVVVFEGAPNYPDPGRCWDIVDKYKVSIFYTAPTLVRSLMREGNEYVTRYSRKSLRVLGSVGEPINPSAWRWFFNVVGESRCPISDTWWQTETGGFMITPLPGAWAQKPGSATFPFFGVQPVLVDEKGNEIEGECSGYLCLKSSWPSAFRTLYNDHERYETTYFKPFPGYYFTGDGCTRDKDGYYWLTGRVDDVINVSGHRIGTAEVESALVSHPQCAEAAVVGIEHEVKGQGIYAFVTIVDGVPYSEELRKSLILMVRNQIGAFAAPDKIHWAPGLPKTRSGKIMRRILRKIASKQLDELGDTSTLADPGVIDQLIELADR from the exons ATGGGTTTAACGGATTTGGATTTCTCGGCTGCTCGGAAGATTCCTCGACTGAATGCTGCCGTGCTTGGGGAATCTCTGGCTACAGAAGATGATAACGTCATTTTACCTAGTGATCAATTCTCTTCCCGCGCTCATGTTTCTTCCTACCTCCAG TATTTGGAGATGTATCAAAGGTCCATTGAGGATCCTGCTGGATTTTGGTCCGATATTGCGTCTTCCGAGTtcttttggaaaaagaaatgggaTCAGCAAGTCTACTCTGAGAATCTTGATGTCCGGAAAGGGGAAATCAAGATAGAG TGGTTCAAAGGTGGAATCACCAACATTTGTTACAACTGCCTCGATAGGAATATCGAGGCTGGACTAGGGACAAAGGTTGCTCTTTACTGGGAAGGAAATGAGCCTGGTTTTGATGGCACCTTAACTTACAATGAGCTTCTACACAAAGTCTGTCAG CTAGCAAACTTCTTGAAAGATAATGGGGTCAGAAAAGGTGATGCTGTTGTGATTTATATGCCCATGCTAATGGAGCTTCCTATTGCCATGCTTGCTTGTGCTCGAATTGGTGCTATTCATTCG GTTGTTTTTGCGGGGTTTTCTTCAGAATCTCTCGCCCAAAGAATCATAGATTGCAAACCAAAAGTTGTGATTACTTGCAATGCTGTTAAACGAGGTTCTAAAGTTATCCACCTTAAAGACATTGTAGATGCTGCTCTCACAGAATCAGCACAAAATGCAGTCTCTGTAG CAACATGCCTTACCTATGAGAATGAGTCAGCGCTAAAGAGAGAATCTACTAAATGGAAGGAAGGGAGGGATATATGGTGGCAG GATGTTGTCCCTAAATATCCAACCACATGTACAGTGGAGTGGGTTGGTGCAGAGTATCCACTTTTCCTGCTTTATACTAGTGGGAGTACTGGAAAGCCAAAG GGTGTTCTTCATACAACTGGAGGATACATGGTGTATACTGCAACAACATTCAAGTATGCATTTGATTACAAACCATCTGACGTGTACTG GTGTACAGCTGATTGTGGTTGGATCACTGGGCACAGCTATGTCACATACGGGCCTTTGCTCAATGGAGCTAGTGTTGTTGTCTTTGAAGGG GCTCCAAATTATCCTGATCCTGGACGCTGTTGGGACATAGTTGATAAGTATAAGGTGTCAATATTCTATACTGCTCCAACATTGGTACGGTCCCTCATGCGTGAAGGGAATGAG TATGTTACTCGCTACTCAAGAAAATCCTTACGAGTTCTTGGAAGTGTGGGCGAGCCCATCAATCCTAGTGCATGGAG GTGGTTCTTCAACGTGGTTGGAGAGTCGAGGTGTCCTATATCAGATACTTGGTGGCAGACTGAAACTGGTGGCTTCATg ATTACTCCATTACCAGGGGCATGGGCTCAGAAGCCGGGTTCTgctacttttcctttttttggaGTTCAG CCAGTATTGGTGGATGAAAAAGGGAATGAGATTGAAGGTGAATGCAGTGGATATCTATGCTTGAAAAGCTCATGGCCTTCCGCATTTAGAACTCTTTATAATGATCACGAAAGATATGAAACGACTTACTTCAAGCCATTCCCTGGCTATTACTTTACTGGTGATGGCTGCACCAG GGATAAGGATGGGTACTACTGGCTTACTGGAAGAGTTGATGATGTTATCAATGTCAG TGGGCATCGTATCGGCACAGCAGAAGTGGAATCTGCCCTAGTTTCACATCCCCAATGTGCAGAAGCTGCTGTCGTTGGTATTGAGCATGAG GTCAAAGGACAAGGCATTTATGCATTTGTGACTATAGTGGATGGTGTTCCTTATAGCGAAGAGCTCCGGAAAAGCCTTATTCTCATGGTTAGAAATCAg ATAGGGGCTTTTGCAGCACCTGACAAAATTCATTGGGCGCCTGGACTTCCAAAAACGAGGAGTGGAAAAATAATGAGGAGGATTCTAAGGAAAATTGCCTCCAAGCAGTTGGATGAACTTGGAGATACTAGCACGCTTGCAGATCCTGGTGTGATTGATCAACTCATTGAGCTTGCTGATCGCTGA